Proteins encoded within one genomic window of Synechococcus sp. PCC 7335:
- a CDS encoding cupredoxin domain-containing protein, which yields MQLQLSQNRRLRYQWLLCSLLTIGMVAGSTLTARARISEADTGEFLRIKQPLGLKAGVAVAGAGLIGLELWWFLLSKPNAQTTQTADGIQSIDITVDGGYSPNQIMVRAGQLVRLNFLRKDPSSCLERIILPDFNKAVDLPLNQTVTLEVVPEKAGDYTFHCGMNMFRGSITVKANVQ from the coding sequence ATGCAATTACAGCTCTCTCAAAACCGACGACTTCGCTATCAATGGCTACTATGTAGTCTTCTGACCATTGGCATGGTAGCCGGAAGTACGCTCACTGCTCGTGCTCGAATTTCTGAAGCCGATACTGGCGAATTTCTCCGTATTAAGCAGCCATTGGGTCTCAAGGCGGGCGTGGCTGTGGCGGGGGCTGGACTCATTGGCTTGGAGCTGTGGTGGTTCCTCTTGAGCAAACCCAACGCTCAAACTACCCAGACTGCTGACGGCATTCAGTCAATAGATATAACGGTAGATGGCGGCTACTCTCCCAATCAGATAATGGTTCGAGCAGGCCAGCTAGTACGGCTAAATTTTCTGCGCAAAGATCCTAGTAGTTGTTTAGAGCGGATTATTCTACCTGACTTTAATAAAGCAGTAGATTTGCCGCTTAATCAAACTGTAACCTTGGAGGTTGTTCCTGAAAAAGCAGGTGATTACACATTTCACTGCGGTATGAACATGTTTCGTGGCTCGATCACGGTGAAAGCCAACGTTCAATAG
- the thrB gene encoding homoserine kinase: MPSTVAVTVPATTANIGPGFDCLGAAFTLYNRFHFTPFTPLSDSEPFQITVVGTESKRVNSGASNLVYRSYLKCYERIGISAPPVHIKINLGVPLSRGLGSSSTAIVGGIIGANTLAGSPLTKAEIARLANQIEGHPDNVVPALFGGAQLAVVTRGRLQVCHLTWHETVMPVVIIPEFELSTADARRVLPAQYSRADAIFNTAHIGLLLQGLATGNGDWISGGMSDRIHQPYRKKLIPGYDDVRRAAMKAGAWGLVISGAGPTLLALAPPDAADVVREAMETAWESQPFAAKAYCLKLDTQGAVSEAIG, translated from the coding sequence GTGCCTTCTACCGTTGCTGTTACCGTTCCCGCTACAACTGCCAATATCGGCCCTGGGTTTGACTGCCTAGGCGCTGCCTTCACACTCTACAACCGCTTTCACTTTACGCCTTTTACGCCACTATCTGATAGTGAGCCGTTTCAAATTACGGTTGTAGGCACCGAGTCCAAACGGGTTAATAGTGGTGCGAGCAATCTTGTTTATCGGTCTTATCTAAAGTGCTATGAACGCATAGGGATATCGGCACCGCCTGTTCATATCAAGATCAATCTAGGCGTCCCACTTTCTCGAGGCCTAGGTAGCTCCTCAACGGCAATTGTCGGCGGTATCATTGGCGCGAATACGCTAGCCGGTTCTCCTTTAACCAAAGCAGAGATAGCAAGATTAGCTAACCAGATAGAAGGACATCCAGACAACGTGGTACCCGCTCTATTTGGGGGCGCGCAACTAGCCGTCGTCACCAGGGGACGGCTGCAAGTTTGTCATCTGACTTGGCACGAGACGGTGATGCCTGTTGTGATTATTCCTGAATTCGAGCTATCTACAGCCGATGCACGGCGGGTACTACCAGCTCAATATAGCCGAGCGGATGCAATCTTTAATACAGCTCATATTGGACTGCTGCTACAAGGGCTAGCAACAGGAAATGGCGATTGGATCAGCGGCGGGATGAGCGATCGCATTCATCAGCCCTACCGTAAAAAACTCATTCCCGGCTATGATGATGTGCGCCGTGCCGCCATGAAAGCCGGAGCCTGGGGCTTAGTTATCAGTGGAGCCGGGCCGACTTTGCTAGCCTTAGCGCCGCCCGATGCAGCCGATGTTGTTCGTGAAGCAATGGAAACGGCTTGGGAATCTCAGCCATTTGCGGCCAAAGCTTACTGTCTGAAGCTTGACACGCAAGGGGCTGTATCAGAAGCCATCGGCTAG
- a CDS encoding heavy metal translocating P-type ATPase: MTATTLKLKGMSCAACATSIESAIHQVPGVREVQVNFAAELASIEYDEGSTSLEKIQAAVADAGYEASKREDLSIGETDAKAQEERKSQQRSLLIKTGVSGVIGVALILGTLPMMLGIDIPGWPMFLHNPWLQLVLATPVLFWCGKSFYMGAWKAFTHRAANMNTLIALGTGAAYVYSVFVTLYPGFLISQGLAPDVYYEAAVVIIALLLLGRYLENRARGQTSDAIRQLMGLQANMARVIRRGEDVDLPVEDVVVGDIVIVRPGEKIPVDGEVTEGTSTVDESMVTGEPVPVKKEPGEEVIGATINKTGSFRFRASRVGKDTVLAQIVQLVQDAQGSKAPIQKLADQVTRWFVPVVIAIAITTFVLWFNLVGNVTLALLTTVGVLIIACPCALGLATPTSIMVGTGKGAENGILIKDAESLERAHKLQTIVVDKTGTLTEGKPTVTDYLTVKGTANGNEIQLLQMAAAVERSSEHPLAEAVVNYAASQGIEKKKLTSVQDFDAVTGRGVQGIINGRLVQIGTDRWMQGLGIDTRALQSERQSWEASAKTTAWIAVDGKAEGLMGISDALKKTSAQAVSALQAMGLEVVMLTGDNRQTAEAIAQEVGIRRVFAEVRPDQKAAQITQLQSEGKVAMVGDGINDAPALAQADVGISIGTGTDVAIAASDITLISGDLRSIVTAIQLSKATIINIRQNLFFAFIYNVAGIPIAAGILYPLFGWLLNPIVAGGAMAFSSVSVVTNALRLRNFQPEGMDIR; this comes from the coding sequence ATGACCGCCACTACCCTAAAACTCAAGGGCATGAGCTGTGCCGCCTGCGCCACCAGTATTGAATCGGCTATTCATCAGGTGCCAGGAGTTCGCGAGGTTCAGGTTAACTTTGCGGCTGAGCTAGCCAGCATTGAATACGATGAGGGTAGTACCAGTCTTGAGAAAATTCAGGCCGCGGTGGCTGATGCTGGCTACGAAGCGAGTAAACGAGAAGATTTGAGCATTGGTGAGACAGACGCCAAAGCGCAAGAAGAGCGTAAATCGCAGCAGCGATCGCTCCTTATTAAAACGGGCGTCAGCGGCGTTATTGGGGTGGCACTGATTTTAGGCACGTTACCGATGATGTTGGGTATAGATATTCCCGGCTGGCCGATGTTTCTACATAACCCATGGCTACAGCTTGTTTTAGCAACGCCTGTTTTGTTCTGGTGCGGCAAGTCATTTTACATGGGTGCGTGGAAAGCCTTCACCCACCGTGCTGCCAATATGAATACGTTAATCGCGTTGGGAACGGGCGCTGCCTATGTCTACTCTGTTTTCGTAACGCTGTACCCTGGCTTTCTCATTTCACAAGGGCTCGCACCCGACGTTTACTACGAGGCCGCAGTTGTGATTATCGCACTGCTGCTACTGGGCCGCTACTTAGAGAACCGAGCGAGAGGACAGACCTCCGATGCGATTCGTCAGCTTATGGGATTACAGGCAAACATGGCGAGGGTGATTCGGCGAGGAGAGGACGTTGATTTGCCGGTAGAAGACGTTGTTGTCGGTGATATTGTTATTGTTCGCCCTGGTGAAAAGATTCCGGTTGATGGTGAAGTAACAGAGGGTACCTCTACTGTCGATGAATCGATGGTAACAGGCGAGCCGGTTCCGGTGAAAAAGGAACCGGGTGAGGAAGTCATTGGGGCAACTATCAACAAGACAGGAAGCTTCAGATTTAGAGCATCGCGGGTTGGCAAAGATACTGTACTCGCACAGATCGTACAGCTTGTACAAGATGCACAGGGCTCAAAGGCGCCTATTCAGAAGCTGGCTGACCAGGTGACCAGATGGTTTGTGCCGGTAGTCATTGCCATTGCCATCACCACATTTGTCCTGTGGTTCAACCTCGTGGGCAACGTTACGTTGGCGCTGCTGACGACGGTTGGCGTACTCATCATCGCCTGCCCTTGTGCTCTGGGACTAGCTACGCCGACTTCTATCATGGTCGGTACAGGCAAAGGGGCTGAGAACGGCATTTTGATCAAAGATGCTGAAAGCCTAGAACGCGCTCACAAGCTTCAGACTATTGTTGTCGATAAAACGGGGACACTGACCGAGGGTAAGCCGACGGTTACTGATTACTTGACAGTCAAAGGAACAGCCAACGGCAACGAGATTCAACTGTTGCAAATGGCAGCAGCGGTTGAGCGCAGTTCAGAACATCCGTTGGCTGAAGCAGTGGTGAATTATGCCGCCTCTCAAGGTATTGAAAAGAAGAAGCTAACGAGCGTTCAAGATTTTGATGCGGTTACGGGCCGAGGCGTTCAAGGAATAATTAATGGCCGTTTGGTGCAAATTGGTACTGATCGTTGGATGCAAGGCTTAGGCATTGATACGAGGGCGCTTCAATCTGAGCGTCAGTCCTGGGAAGCCTCGGCAAAAACTACGGCCTGGATTGCGGTAGACGGTAAAGCCGAAGGGCTAATGGGTATTTCTGATGCGCTGAAGAAAACGTCTGCTCAGGCGGTAAGCGCGTTGCAAGCGATGGGCTTGGAAGTGGTGATGTTGACTGGGGATAATCGACAGACTGCGGAGGCGATCGCCCAAGAAGTTGGGATCCGTCGCGTATTTGCAGAAGTACGCCCCGACCAGAAAGCTGCGCAGATTACACAGCTACAGTCTGAAGGGAAGGTAGCGATGGTAGGAGATGGCATTAATGATGCGCCGGCGTTAGCTCAAGCAGACGTAGGAATATCGATTGGAACCGGGACAGATGTGGCAATCGCTGCTAGTGATATCACGCTTATCTCTGGCGACCTTAGGAGCATTGTTACCGCTATTCAGCTCAGTAAAGCCACCATTATCAACATTCGGCAAAATCTGTTTTTTGCTTTCATTTACAACGTGGCGGGTATCCCGATTGCTGCTGGTATTCTCTATCCCCTCTTTGGATGGTTGCTAAATCCTATTGTTGCAGGCGGGGCAATGGCCTTTAGCTCTGTTTCTGTTGTTACGAACGCGCTTCGTCTTCGAAACTTTCAGCCTGAAGGTATGGATATTCGCTGA